From a single Stomoxys calcitrans chromosome 4, idStoCalc2.1, whole genome shotgun sequence genomic region:
- the LOC131996639 gene encoding unconventional myosin-XV-like gives MARIAALLHRAADLSHVPAMKEIKFLLPKPALSIRETRPAQWVGLVQSAWPQIANLSPGQVKAQQFLNVLSAWPLFGSSFFAVKRIWAEEGPHVDDGPMWRDLILALNRRGVLFLDPNTHVNATLAIYGGHIDKEGPFRGWCIVFGHEGGPQSDAATCHTGPNRRGS, from the exons ATGGCTCGCATAGCGGCTTTATTGCATAGAGCGGCTGACCTAAGTCATGTACCAGCAATGAAGGAAATCAAATTTCTATTGCCTAAACCAGCTTTAAGTATTAGAGAAACACGGCCAGCCCAATGGGTGGGTCTAGTCCAATCGGCTTGGCCACAGATTGCCAATCTAAGTCCTGGCCAGGTGAAAGCCCAACAATTCTTGAATGTGTTGTCGGCATGGCCTTTATTCGGTAGCAGTTTCTTTGCGGTGAAACGTATATGGGCCGAAGAGGGTCCACATGTCGATGACGGTCCCATGTGGAGGGATTTGATATTGGCCCTCAATCGTAGGGGGGTGTTATTCTTGGATCCCAATACACATGTCAATGCAACATTGGCCATTTATGGAGGTCATATCGACAAGGAAG GTCCGTTCCGAGGATGGTGCATTGTTTTTGGACATGAAGGTGGACCTCAATCTGATGCAGCAACGTGTCATACGGGTCCAAACCGAAGAGGCTCATGA
- the LOC106082091 gene encoding NAD-dependent protein deacylase Sirt4: protein MRFTQILRLRIKCSDLSAAKQQYVPKHQPAVEKDIRKLEDFLMNKPNIVVLTGAGISTESGIPDYRSEGVGLYARSNHKPIQHMEFVRSPSVRQRYWARNFVGWPKFSSTEPNSTHHALSRFEREGRIQCVVTQNVDRLHTKAGTKNVIELHGSGYVVKCLSCDYNIDRHEFQNILNVLNPEFKDAPDMIRPDGDVEIPQEYIDNFRIPPCPKCDDNRLKPEIVFFGDNVPKERVNRIAEMIYAGDGLLVLGSSLLVFSGYRMVLQTKDLNLPVAIVNIGETRADHLADLKLSAKCGDVIPKLFDFKKK, encoded by the exons ATGcgttttacacaaatacttcgatTAAGGATAAAGTGTTCAGATCTATCAGCTGCCAAGCAGCAATATGTGCCTAAACATCAACCTGCAGTGGAGAAAGACATAAGAAAATtggaagattttcttatgaacaAGCCCAACATCGTAGTATTGACGGGTGCTGGAATATCAACGGAATCTG GTATTCCCGATTATCGCTCAGAGGGTGTTGGTCTCTACGCGCGCAGTAATCACAAACCCATACAGCACATGGAATTTGTACGCTCACCCAGTGTACGTCAACGCTATTGGGCTCGTAATTTTGTTGGCTGGCCCAAATTCTCATCAACAGAGCCAAATAGTACCCACCATGCCCTATCACGATTTGAACGCGAAGGTCGCATACAGTGTGTGGTAACACAAAATGTCGATCGTTTGCATACGAAAGCAGGAACCAAAAATGTCATAGAACTTCACGGCTCTGGTTATGTAGTGAAATGCCTTTCTTGTGATTACAACATCGATCGCCATGAGTTTCAGAACATTTTGAATGTTTTAAATCCCGAGTTTAAGGATGCTCCTGACATGATACGCCCTGACGGTGATGTTGAAATTCCTCAAGAGTATATTGACAACTTCCGCATACCACCTTGCCCAAAATGTGATGATAATCGTTTGAAGCCAGAAATTGTATTTTTTGGCGATAATGTACCCAAGGAACGTGTAAATCGTATAGCAGAAATGATCTATGCCGGTGATGGTCTTTTAGTTTTGGGCTCAAGTTTATTAGTGTTTTCCGGTTATCGCATGGTTTTGCAAACAAAAGATTTAAATTTGCCAGTGGCCATAGTTAATATAGGAGAAACAAGAGCCGATCACTTGGCTGATTTAAAGTTGTCGGCTAAGTGTGGCGATGTTATACCCAAGTTATTTGATTTCAAAAAGAAATGA